A genomic window from Diorhabda sublineata isolate icDioSubl1.1 chromosome 8, icDioSubl1.1, whole genome shotgun sequence includes:
- the LOC130448514 gene encoding transmembrane protein 127-like: MSQRVLNCITQWVHPKEDESNVISATFHMLTITLISMSLVDLTWFSITGPVCVPYLTLGEFFWFGFSNEEDIDYSDYDCITPKIVNMMRITIVLCFMTIIFALMGFFLEIIGPKHPVYTSLRRYAVMGTFTVIWIMVIVGISYYIVVLLEVSLAKVYPKQQSSVSYGIGFYLIAASGAVTCCGIVYTLVLPLHHSRYSRDDDRCLLDAFDDGLDTFHHPIPPPPYCIPPPPYTP, translated from the exons ATGTCTCAAAGGGTGTTGAATTGTATTACACAGTGGGTTCATCCGAAAGAGGATGAGAGTAATGTTATTTCTGCTACATTTCACATGCTTACAATCACTCTTATAAGCATGTCATTGGTAGATTTGACTTGGTTTTCAATTACTGGACCAGTATGTGTTCCGTACCTCACCTTAGGTGAATTTTTCTGGTTCGGgttttcaaatgaagaagatatcGATTATTCAG attatgaCTGTATAACACCAAAAATAGTTAACATGATGAGAATTACTATAGTACTTTGTTTTATGACAATCATTTTTGCATTAATGGGtttctttttggaaattatCGGACCTAAACACCCAGTTTATACATCATTGAGAAGATATGCGGTTATGGGTACTTTTACAg TTATATGGATTATGGTTATCGTCGGAATCTCTTATTACATAGTTGTATTACTAGAAGTGTCTTTGGCAAAAGTTTACCCCAAGCAACAGTCATCTGTTAGTTATGGTATAGGATTTTACCTCATAGCTGCTTCGG GTGCTGTAACTTGCTGTGGAATCGTTTATACATTAGTTCTTCCTTTACATCATTCACGTTATTCAAGAGACGACGATAGGTGTCTTTTAGACGCGTTCGATGACGGCCTCGACACTTTCCATCACCCTATACCTCCGCCACCATACTGCATACCACCACCTCCCTATACACCTTGA
- the LOC130448516 gene encoding nuclear receptor-binding factor 2-like has product MDNSPLNKAHQEERRAEVFLRQKKYDECIECHKRSILLLEESCNLTTNKKALESIALQIGYNQKQIDLVLYKQAHSKMESLWKALQKTKTYGGMETVKDELDIEATISRTIEVHDSLIDYLGKRGGSDNDSVKSCSTSDNEEKLEKVKTEVIGFKRPKDDAQIIEEFKTLSGQLRDSVKCLLVQLDDRNKEIEKLKNTIRQLESEKEKAQQEKRKASLKVVTDSSGGTSPYIYSPCSELSPDIIYETRHLPPLAPLEMPDLNYLSTILRSPTNN; this is encoded by the exons ATGGATAATTCCCCTTTAAACAAA GCTCACCAGGAAGAGAGAAGGGCAGAAGTATTTTTACGACAAAAAAAATACGACGAATGTATCGAGTGCCATAAAAGAAGCATTCTATTATTAGAAGAAAGTTGTAATTTAACTACAAATAAAAAGGCTTTAGAATCTATTGCACTTCAGATAGGTTATAACCAAAAACAAATTGATTTGGTTTTATACAAGCAAGCCCATTCGAAAATGGAATCTCTTTGGAAAGCACTGCAGAAAACTAAAACTTACGGTGGTATGGAAACTGTAAAAGACGAACTAGATATAGAGGCTACCATTTCTAGGACTATTGAAGTACATGATTCATTAATAGACTATCTGG GTAAAAGAGGCGGTAGTGATAATGATAGTGTGAAATCCTGTTCAACTAGTGACAATgaggaaaaattggaaaaagtaaAGACAGAAGTGATTGGGTTCAAACGTCCTAAAGATGATGCACAAATCATTGAAGAATTCAAAACTTTAAGTGGACAATTAAGAGATTCTGTTAAATGTCTTTTAGTTCAGCTCGACGATCGAAATAAGGagattgaaaaactcaaaaacacCATCAGGCAATTAGaaagtgaaaaagaaaaag CTCAACAAGAAAAACGTAAAGCAAGTTTAAAAGTTGTAACGGATTCGTCGGGGGGCACTTCGCCTTATATATATTCTCCGTGTAGTGAATTAAGTCCGGATATTATATACGAAACTAGACATTTACCCCCACTAGCCCCCCTCGAAATGCccgatttaaattatttaagtacgATTCTGAGAAGTCCAACGAATAATTGA
- the LOC130448513 gene encoding farnesol dehydrogenase-like, protein MVLSMKRWVGKVAIVTGASSGIGAAITKQLVEEGLLVVGVARRVERIENLSKILENKPGKLFAFKADLSIEDEIKEIFIWTTNNVGPVSILINNAGLHIRTGLVDGDTEAWKTTINVNLLGLCIATREAIKIMRNNDINGHIIHINSFLGHKVVDIPNLDVYPASKYGVTALTETLRLELNSLKSKIKVTSISPGMVDTEIFDSVRHTKEFKDNIQKNMLQPEDIADGVIYTLSTAPHVQVHELTIKPIGEKF, encoded by the exons atgGTGTTATCAATGAAACGATGGGTTGGTAAAGTAGCGATAGTTACAGGTGCCAGTTCTGGTATCGGTGCTGCTATTACCAAACAATTAGTTGAAGAAGGTTTATTA gtTGTAGGCGTGGCTAGAAGGGTAGAACGGATcgaaaatttatctaaaattctagaaaataaaccgGGTAAACTTTTTGCGTTTAAAGCTGACCTGTCGATTGAAgacgaaataaaagaaatttttatttggactACGAACAACGTAGGACCagtttctattttaataaacaatgcTGGTCTTCATATCAGGACCGGACTAGTGGACGGCGATACCGAAGCTTGGAAAACTACTATAAACGTTAATTTATTAGGTTTGTGTATTGCTACGAGGGAAgctataaaaataatgagaaataacgACATCAATGGACATATTATCCACATAAATAGCTTTTTGGGGCATAAAGTTGTTGATATACCTAATTTAGATGTTTATCCGGCTTCTAAGTATGGAGTTACCGCATTAACTGAAACTTTAAGATTAGAATTGAAcagtttaaaatcaaaaattaaagttACT AGTATCAGTCCTGGTATGGTGGATACGGAAATTTTCGATAGCGTAAGACATACGAAAGAATTTaaagataatattcaaaaaaatatgcttCAACCAGAAGATATCGCCGATGGTGTAATTTATACACTGTCTACAGCACCACATGTGCAG gTTCATGAACTCACTATAAAACCAATTGGAGAAAAATTCTaa
- the LOC130448511 gene encoding farnesol dehydrogenase-like encodes MVVSMDRWVGKVAVVTGASSGIGAAIATKLVEAGVIVVGVARRKNLIEQTAKSLEGKKGKLHAFSADLTKEEEAKKVFKWTSDNVGPVSILVNGAGRFGPPNTFFDGPSENWKPILDINVLGLAYVTKEAVTVMRANNIDGHVVNLNSILGHSVPIHVGCTMYPTSKHAVTALSEIFRLEVIKDKLKIKITSISAGAADTPLFTEEQKKTKSFQDSIGDRLLTAENIADAVIFALSTPPKVEIFDIVIKPLNELV; translated from the exons ATGGTGGTTTCTATGGATCGATGGGTTGGTAAAGTTGCTGTGGTAACTGGAGCTAGTTCTGGTATAGGTGCCGCCATTGCAACGAAATTAGTAGAAGCAGGTGTTATA GTGGTAGGAGTAGCGAGAAGAAAAAACCTCATAGAACAAACGGCGAAAAGTCTCGAAGGTAAAAAAGGTAAATTACACGCTTTTTCGGCCGATCTTACTAAAGAAGAAGAAGCCAAGAAGGTTTTTAAATGGACATCTGATAACGTCGGACCTGTCAGTATACTAGTTAACGGAGCTGGTAGATTCGGTCCGCCGAATACGTTTTTCGATGGTCCCAGTGAAAATTGGAAACCAATTTTGGATATCAACGTATTGG gttTGGCTTACGTAACAAAAGAAGCTGTTACGGTAATGAGAGCTAACAACATCGACGGACATGTGGTTAATTTGAATAGTATTTTGGGACATTCTGTACCAATACATGTAGGTTGTACAATGTATCCGACTTCCAAACATGCCGTTACGGCTCTAAGCGAAATATTCAGATTAGAAGTTATCAAGGATaaacttaaaatcaaaattacg tcgATTAGTGCCGGAGCAGCAGACACTCCCTTATTCACCGAAGAGCAAAAGAAAACTAAGAGTTTCCAAGATTCTATCGGCGATAGATTATTAACGGCAGAGAATATTGCAGACGCCGTTATATTCGCCTTATCAACTCCGCCGAAAGTAGAG aTTTTCGACATTGTTATCAAACCTTTAAACGAGctggtataa
- the LOC130447298 gene encoding toll-interacting protein-like: protein MASAMSESVKEKRHRVLLGPLPEDFLQINPLRHEQQEAADRETALALQQLYTEGPVSYVINPAGRLSITVAQAKLAKNYGMTRMDPYCRIRVGHSIYETPTDPNGSKNPRWNKVVYCYLPNGINTITVEIFDERSFTMDELIAWAQITIPPQVLAGETHEDWYPLSGKQGEGVEGMINLVLTYTTAPPNWYAPSQPVMVVPRTDGTIKPVAVYPVPAPETNVAPPAPVLSESELKQIKEMFPNIENEVIKTVFEANRGDKESTINSLLQMAD from the exons atggCTTCAGCAATGTCGGAAAGCGTTAAAGAAAAGCGTCACAGA GTACTATTAGGTCCTCTACCTGAAGATTTTCTACAAATTAATCCTCTCAGACACGAGCAACAAGAAGCTGCCGATAGAGAAACAGCTCTAGCTCTTCAACAACTATATACAGAAGGACCCGTATCCTACGTTATTAATCCCGCTGGAAGACTCAGTATCACCGTAGCCCAAGCTAAATTAGCCAAGAACTACGGAATGACTAGAATGGATCCATATTGTCGAATAAGAGTGGGACATTCCATATATGAAACACCAACTGATCCAAATGGAAGTAAAAACCCCAGATGGAACAAAGTAGTTTACTG TTACTTACCAAATGGTATAAATACAATTACAgtagaaatatttgatgaaagATCGTTTACAATGGACGAATTGATTGCTTGGGCTCAAATTACCATCCCCCCACAGGTTTTAGCTGGGGAAACTCATGAAGATTGGTATCCCCTGAGTGGTAAACAAGGAGAAGGCGTAGAGGGCATGATAAATTTGGTGCTAACTTATACT ACAGCTCCTCCTAATTGGTATGCCCCAAGTCAACCTGTAATGGTAGTACCTAGAACGGATGGTACTATTAAACCTGTGGCAGTGTATCCGGTTCCGGCACCTGAAACTAATGTAGCTCCTCCTGCTCCTGTTTTAAGTGAATCTGAATTGAAACAG ATCAAAGAAATGTTTCCTAATATCGAAAACGAAGTTATCAAAACTGTATTTGAGGCTAATAGAGGAGATAAAGAGAGTACTATAAATTCTTTACTACAAATGGCTGATTAA
- the LOC130448512 gene encoding farnesol dehydrogenase-like has translation MVVSMDRWVGKVAVVTGASSGIGAAIATKLVEAGVIVVGVARRKNLIEQTAKSLEGKKGKLHAFSADLTKEEEAKKVFKWTSDNVGPVSILVNGAGRFGPPNTFFDGPSENWKPILDINVLGLCYVTKEAVTIMRANKIDGHVINMNSILGHSVPVHVGCTMYPTSKYAVTALSEIFRLEVIKDNLKIKITSISAGAADTPLFTEEQRKTKSFQDSIGDRMLTSEDIADAVLFALSTPPKVEIFDIVIKPLNELA, from the exons ATGGTGGTTTCTATGGATCGATGGGTTGGTAAAGTTGCTGTGGTAACTGGAGCTAGTTCTGGTATAGGTGCCGCCATTGCAACGAAATTAGTAGAAGCAGGTGTTATA GTGGTAGGAGTAGCGAGAAGAAAAAACCTCATAGAACAAACGGCGAAAAGTCTCGAAGGTAAAAAAGGTAAATTACACGCTTTTTCGGCCGATCTTACTAAAGAAGAAGAAGCCAAGAAGGTTTTTAAATGGACATCTGATAACGTCGGACCTGTCAGTATACTAGTTAACGGAGCTGGTAGATTCGGTCCGCCGAATACGTTTTTCGATGGTCCCAGTGAAAATTGGAAACCAATTTTGGATATCAACGTATTGG gtTTATGCTATGTTACAAAAGAAGCCGTTACGATAATGAGAGCTAACAAAATCGACGGTCATGTAATCAATATGAACAGTATTTTGGGACATTCTGTACCAGTGCATGTAGGTTGTACGATGTATCCGACTTCTAAATACGCCGTTACAGCCCTCAGTGAAATATTCAGACTGGAAGTCATCAaggataatttgaaaatcaaaataaca tcCATAAGTGCCGGTGCAGCAGACACTCCCTTATTTACGGAAGAGCAAAGGAAAACTAAGAGTTTTCAAGATTCTATCGGTGACAGAATGCTAACTTCAGAAGATATAGCAGATGCAGTTTTATTCGCGTTATCCACTCCACCTAAAGTTGAG aTTTTCGATATTGTTATAAAACCTTTGAATGAACTAGCATAA